One genomic segment of Arthrobacter sp. Marseille-P9274 includes these proteins:
- a CDS encoding ABC transporter ATP-binding protein — protein MTLIQEVNSTEPLLEIRDLAITFSSSTGDVPAVRNAHLTVMPGETVAIVGESGSGKSTTALAAIGLLPGNGRVTGGRILFAGEDLTQAGPKRIMELRGNSIGMVPQDPMSSLNPVWKIGAQIKETLRANGLPSGPGDVAQVLAEAGLPDAERRARQFPHEFSGGMRQRALIAIGLSCRPRLLIADEPTSALDVTVQRQILDHLENMTADLGTAVLLITHDLGLAAERARKVVVMYKGQVVESGSAQEILTNPRHPYTKRLVEAAPSLSSRRIQSARAAGIDSADLLAPVAEAAAAADNVIEVQDLTKVFKLRAGFGKSTDFTAVDGVSFSIKRGTTTAVVGESGSGKSTVARMVLNLETPTSGRILFDGVEMAGLSRGELLKFRRRVQPIFQDPYGSLDPMYNIFRTIEEPLRVHKIGDSRSREAKVRKLLDQVALPASVMRRFPNELSGGQRQRIAIARALALDPEVVICDEAVSALDVLVQDQILNLLADLQQELGLSYLFITHDLAVVRQIADHVCVMEKGRLVETGSTDSVFASPRQDYTRALLAAIPGARLELPPEVA, from the coding sequence ATGACGCTCATCCAAGAAGTGAACAGCACCGAGCCGCTGCTGGAAATCCGCGACCTGGCCATCACCTTCAGCAGCTCGACCGGCGACGTGCCGGCCGTCCGCAATGCGCATCTGACGGTGATGCCGGGGGAGACCGTGGCCATTGTGGGGGAGTCCGGGTCCGGCAAGTCCACCACGGCACTGGCGGCCATCGGCCTGCTGCCCGGCAACGGGCGCGTCACGGGCGGCCGGATCCTGTTCGCCGGCGAGGACCTCACCCAGGCCGGTCCAAAGCGGATCATGGAGCTGCGCGGCAATTCCATCGGCATGGTTCCCCAGGATCCGATGTCGAGCCTGAACCCGGTCTGGAAGATCGGCGCCCAGATCAAAGAGACCCTGCGGGCCAACGGGCTGCCCTCGGGTCCGGGCGACGTAGCCCAGGTGCTGGCCGAGGCGGGCCTGCCGGACGCCGAGCGGCGGGCCCGGCAGTTCCCGCACGAATTTTCCGGCGGCATGCGGCAGCGCGCGCTGATCGCGATCGGGCTCTCCTGCCGTCCCCGGCTGCTGATCGCGGACGAGCCGACCTCCGCCCTGGACGTCACCGTGCAGCGGCAGATCCTGGACCACCTCGAGAACATGACGGCGGACCTCGGCACGGCGGTGCTGCTAATCACCCATGACCTCGGCCTCGCGGCCGAGCGCGCCCGGAAGGTCGTGGTCATGTACAAGGGCCAGGTCGTGGAATCGGGCTCCGCGCAGGAAATCCTGACGAACCCGCGGCACCCGTACACGAAGCGCCTGGTGGAGGCGGCGCCGTCGTTGTCCTCCCGCCGCATCCAGTCCGCGCGGGCGGCGGGGATCGACTCCGCCGACCTCCTGGCGCCGGTGGCGGAAGCCGCGGCCGCGGCGGACAACGTGATCGAGGTGCAGGACCTGACCAAGGTATTCAAGCTCCGGGCCGGGTTCGGCAAATCCACGGACTTCACCGCGGTCGACGGCGTTTCCTTCTCCATTAAGCGGGGAACAACGACGGCGGTGGTAGGGGAGTCGGGGTCCGGCAAGTCCACCGTGGCGCGCATGGTGCTGAACCTGGAGACGCCGACGTCGGGCCGGATCCTCTTCGACGGCGTGGAAATGGCCGGGCTGTCGCGCGGGGAACTGCTGAAGTTCCGACGCCGGGTGCAGCCGATCTTCCAGGACCCGTACGGCTCGCTGGATCCGATGTACAACATCTTCCGGACCATCGAGGAACCGCTGCGGGTGCACAAGATCGGGGACAGCCGGAGCCGCGAGGCAAAGGTCCGGAAACTGCTGGACCAGGTGGCGCTGCCGGCCTCGGTGATGCGCCGGTTCCCCAACGAGCTCTCCGGCGGCCAGCGCCAGCGCATCGCGATTGCCCGGGCCCTCGCGCTCGATCCCGAGGTGGTGATCTGCGACGAAGCCGTGTCCGCGCTCGACGTCCTGGTGCAGGACCAGATCCTCAACCTGCTGGCAGACCTGCAGCAGGAACTCGGCCTGAGCTACCTGTTCATCACCCACGACCTGGCGGTCGTGCGGCAGATCGCCGACCACGTCTGCGTCATGGAAAAGGGTCGGCTGGTGGAGACCGGCAGCACGGACAGCGTGTTCGCTTCGCCCCGGCAGGACTACACGCGGGCCCTGCTGGCCGCGATCCCGGGCGCCCGGCTGGAACTGCCGCCGGAGGTGGCCTGA
- a CDS encoding ABC transporter permease: MPEYRRDHIEHYVAPIEETPLQATDKVAEDVQPLSLWAEAWHNLRRQPLFIIASVLILLIVVVALLPGLFTQTEPNANCQLANSDGGPAPGHPLGFTVQGCDVYARLIYGTQASLTVGIFATLGALLVGGVLGAIAGFHGGWLDSVIARIGDVFFALPLILGAIIIMQLPFFRENRNVWTVVITLVVFGWPQVARITRGAVISVRNADFVTAARSLGVSRAAALVRHVIPNALAPVIVVATVNLGIFIVAEATLSFLGIGLPPAVMSWGNDISAAQVSLRSNPSTLLWPAAALSVTVLSFIMLGDALRDALDPKARKR, encoded by the coding sequence ATGCCTGAGTACCGCAGAGACCACATCGAACACTACGTCGCACCGATCGAGGAGACGCCGCTGCAGGCGACCGACAAGGTCGCCGAGGACGTCCAGCCGCTCAGCCTGTGGGCCGAGGCGTGGCACAACCTGCGCCGCCAGCCGCTGTTCATCATTGCCTCGGTCCTGATCCTGCTGATCGTCGTGGTGGCGCTTCTTCCGGGGCTCTTCACGCAGACTGAGCCGAACGCGAACTGCCAGCTGGCCAATTCCGACGGCGGTCCCGCGCCGGGACATCCGCTCGGCTTCACGGTCCAGGGCTGCGATGTCTACGCGCGGCTGATCTACGGCACGCAGGCCTCGCTGACGGTCGGCATTTTCGCGACCCTCGGTGCGTTGCTGGTCGGCGGCGTGCTGGGCGCCATCGCCGGGTTCCACGGCGGATGGCTGGATTCGGTCATCGCCCGGATCGGCGACGTATTCTTCGCCCTGCCGCTGATCCTCGGAGCGATCATCATCATGCAGCTGCCGTTCTTCCGGGAAAACCGCAATGTCTGGACCGTGGTGATCACGCTGGTGGTGTTCGGCTGGCCGCAGGTCGCACGCATTACCCGCGGCGCCGTCATCTCCGTGCGCAACGCGGACTTCGTCACGGCCGCGCGTTCGCTGGGCGTGTCGCGGGCGGCGGCGCTGGTGCGGCACGTCATCCCGAACGCGCTGGCACCCGTCATCGTCGTGGCCACCGTCAACCTGGGCATCTTCATCGTGGCCGAGGCCACCTTGTCCTTCCTGGGGATCGGCCTGCCGCCGGCCGTGATGAGCTGGGGCAATGACATTTCCGCAGCCCAGGTTTCGCTGCGGTCGAACCCGTCGACCCTGCTCTGGCCCGCCGCCGCGCTGTCCGTGACCGTGCTGAGCTTCATCATGCTCGGGGACGCCCTGCGCGATGCCCTCGATCCGAAAGCCAGGAAACGATGA
- a CDS encoding transcriptional regulator produces the protein MPTDQDLQATGRALSSPVRLRILRLCLHRSRTNKEIAGLLHLNPATSLHHVRTLLNTGFLEAEEPRKGNRGAREVPYRATRRSWGAAMPDAAPVLVETFLQEIDGLAPDEIETTRMGIKLNDANRKELMDKLHAVLEEYARRPADEDGTATSIFLAHHVDRTAN, from the coding sequence ATGCCAACCGATCAGGATCTGCAGGCCACCGGACGGGCGCTCAGCTCGCCAGTGCGGCTGCGCATCCTGCGGCTCTGCCTCCACCGCTCGCGCACCAACAAGGAGATCGCCGGGCTGCTGCACCTGAACCCGGCGACGAGCCTGCACCACGTCAGGACGCTGCTGAACACGGGGTTCCTGGAGGCCGAGGAGCCGCGCAAGGGCAACCGCGGCGCGCGGGAGGTGCCGTACCGGGCCACCCGCCGCTCCTGGGGCGCCGCGATGCCCGATGCCGCGCCGGTGCTGGTGGAGACCTTCCTGCAGGAGATCGACGGGCTGGCCCCGGACGAGATCGAGACGACCCGCATGGGCATCAAGCTGAACGATGCAAACCGGAAAGAGCTGATGGACAAGCTCCACGCCGTGCTGGAGGAGTATGCGCGGCGGCCGGCCGACGAGGACGGCACCGCGACGTCGATCTTCCTGGCCCACCACGTGGACCGGACCGCGAACTAG
- a CDS encoding PH domain-containing protein has translation MPARNTGPVVLRARSAPWLTGIVWLIAAVSAGSALLTHGGTGLLQSWPLMAAAYVAWWLAWFPAVVISDDGVRLRNPIRTIDVPWHALVTVDTKYALTLVTASGRYSAWSAPAPGLFAVQRAQPDHIRGLPETTYGPAGSVRPGDLATSDSGTAAYHVRQRWSALLASGAVEPGMAEASRARVSVNWTVLAVGAALVAAAVLAIAA, from the coding sequence ATGCCCGCCCGCAACACCGGACCCGTTGTCCTCCGAGCCAGAAGCGCCCCCTGGCTGACCGGCATCGTATGGCTGATCGCGGCCGTCAGCGCGGGGTCCGCCCTGCTGACCCACGGCGGCACCGGCCTCCTGCAATCCTGGCCGCTCATGGCGGCGGCCTATGTGGCGTGGTGGCTGGCCTGGTTTCCCGCCGTCGTTATTTCCGACGACGGCGTCAGGCTTCGGAATCCGATCCGCACCATCGATGTGCCGTGGCACGCCCTCGTCACCGTCGATACCAAGTACGCCTTGACCCTCGTGACAGCCTCGGGCCGCTATAGCGCCTGGTCCGCTCCGGCCCCCGGCCTGTTCGCGGTCCAGCGCGCGCAGCCAGACCACATACGGGGACTGCCCGAGACCACCTACGGCCCCGCCGGCTCGGTGAGGCCCGGAGACCTGGCCACTTCTGATTCCGGCACGGCCGCCTACCACGTCCGGCAGCGCTGGTCCGCGTTGCTCGCGTCCGGCGCCGTGGAACCGGGCATGGCCGAGGCCTCCCGGGCGCGCGTCAGCGTCAACTGGACAGTGCTCGCCGTGGGCGCCGCGCTGGTAGCCGCGGCCGTGTTGGCGATCGCGGCGTGA
- a CDS encoding ABC transporter permease translates to MTWYVARRFLQMIPVFFGATFMVYFLVFSLPGDPIQALFGDRAVNPTVAAQLREQYNLDQPFLVQYFLYLKNLVTFNLGNDFSGRPVAEVLAQVFPVTIRLAILALLFEAVFGIIFGVIAGLRKGRFFDGTVLIASLVLIAVPIFVLGFVLQYVVGVKLGWAKPTVGAQAGWSDLILPAIVLGLVSLAYVIRLTRTSVIENMNADYVRTATAKGLSRPRVVVVHILRNSMIPVVTFLGADLGALMGGAIVTEGIFNVPGVGQRLYQSVLRGEGPTIVSIVSVLILVYILANLVVDVLYAWLDPRIRYA, encoded by the coding sequence ATGACCTGGTACGTCGCCCGGCGGTTCCTGCAAATGATCCCGGTATTCTTCGGGGCGACCTTCATGGTCTACTTCCTCGTCTTTTCGCTTCCCGGGGACCCGATCCAGGCGCTGTTCGGCGACCGTGCCGTCAATCCGACCGTCGCCGCCCAGCTGCGGGAGCAGTACAACCTGGACCAGCCCTTCCTGGTCCAGTACTTCCTGTACCTGAAGAACCTGGTGACATTCAATCTGGGCAACGATTTTTCCGGCCGCCCAGTGGCCGAGGTCCTGGCCCAGGTCTTTCCGGTGACGATCAGGCTGGCGATCCTTGCGCTCCTGTTCGAGGCCGTCTTCGGCATCATTTTCGGCGTGATCGCGGGCTTGAGGAAGGGCCGCTTCTTCGACGGAACCGTCCTGATCGCGTCCCTGGTCCTCATCGCCGTCCCGATCTTCGTGCTCGGCTTCGTCCTGCAATACGTCGTGGGCGTCAAGCTCGGCTGGGCCAAGCCGACGGTCGGCGCGCAGGCCGGGTGGTCCGACCTGATCCTGCCGGCCATCGTGCTCGGCCTGGTGTCCCTGGCCTACGTCATCCGACTGACCCGGACGTCGGTCATCGAGAACATGAACGCGGACTACGTGCGCACTGCCACGGCGAAGGGACTGTCCCGGCCACGCGTCGTCGTCGTCCATATCCTGCGGAACTCCATGATCCCCGTGGTCACCTTCCTCGGGGCGGACCTGGGCGCGCTCATGGGCGGGGCGATCGTCACGGAAGGCATTTTCAACGTGCCCGGCGTAGGGCAGCGGCTGTACCAGTCGGTCCTGCGCGGAGAGGGACCGACGATCGTGTCGATCGTCAGCGTCCTCATCCTTGTCTACATCCTGGCCAACCTGGTCGTGGATGTGCTGTACGCCTGGCTCGACCCGAGGATCCGCTATGCCTGA
- a CDS encoding ABC transporter substrate-binding protein, with the protein MRFARTSRIVGLAAAAALALSACGGSGGGTDGADASAVITANTTEPQNPLVPTNTNEVGGGRVVDLLFEGLISYDASGAPVNEVAESIETKDSKNYTITLKPDQKFTNGDPVTASSFVDAWNYGAAAENAQLNEYFFDSIAGYDEVSAKDSKKKEMSGLKVLDDKTFTVELAQPESDWPLRLGYTAFSPLPEAAFQDMEAFGENPVGNGPYKLSGDGAWQHDVEIALVPNPDYTGTRAPKNDGITFKIYSGFEAAYQDLLANNLDLLDTIPPSSLKNFKTDLGEGRYLEKPYAGNQAITIPDYLDEWKGEAGDLRRKAISMAINRPEITKVIFSGGREPATEFTAPVIDGYDQGITGSEVLKFDPEEARKLWAQADKIEPWGDKPFTISYNSDGGHKEWIDAVANSIKNELGIDAQGKPYATFAEVREIATSKNLEGALRTGWQADYPSLYNFLGPTFGTGAGSNDGDYSNKEFDAKLREGLSAKSPEAGTAAFNEAQEILLQDLPAVPLWYQVRQVGWSENVDKVDTAWSGVPIYHQITRK; encoded by the coding sequence ATGCGATTTGCTCGCACTTCCAGAATTGTTGGCCTCGCGGCCGCGGCTGCGCTGGCCTTGAGCGCCTGTGGGGGCAGCGGCGGGGGAACGGACGGTGCCGATGCCTCGGCAGTCATTACCGCCAACACCACCGAGCCGCAGAATCCGCTCGTGCCCACCAATACGAACGAGGTCGGTGGCGGCCGGGTCGTCGACCTGCTCTTCGAAGGCCTGATCAGCTACGACGCTTCCGGTGCGCCGGTCAATGAGGTCGCCGAATCCATCGAGACCAAGGATTCGAAGAACTACACCATCACCCTGAAGCCGGACCAGAAGTTCACGAACGGCGACCCGGTCACGGCCAGTTCTTTCGTGGACGCCTGGAACTACGGGGCTGCGGCGGAGAACGCGCAGTTGAACGAGTACTTCTTCGACAGCATCGCCGGGTATGACGAGGTCAGTGCCAAGGACAGCAAGAAGAAGGAGATGTCCGGTCTGAAGGTCCTCGACGACAAAACCTTCACCGTGGAACTGGCCCAGCCGGAGTCGGACTGGCCGCTGCGGCTGGGCTACACGGCCTTTTCGCCGCTTCCCGAGGCCGCCTTCCAGGACATGGAGGCGTTCGGCGAGAACCCTGTTGGCAACGGTCCTTACAAGCTTTCCGGTGACGGTGCCTGGCAGCACGACGTCGAGATCGCCCTGGTGCCGAATCCCGACTACACGGGCACCCGCGCTCCCAAGAACGACGGCATCACCTTCAAGATCTACTCCGGCTTCGAGGCGGCCTACCAGGACCTGCTGGCCAACAACCTCGACCTGCTCGACACGATTCCGCCGAGTTCCCTGAAGAACTTCAAGACGGACCTCGGCGAGGGGCGCTACCTGGAGAAGCCGTATGCGGGCAACCAGGCCATCACCATTCCCGATTACCTCGATGAGTGGAAGGGAGAGGCGGGGGATCTGCGCCGCAAGGCCATCTCCATGGCGATCAACCGTCCCGAAATCACGAAGGTGATCTTCTCCGGCGGCCGCGAGCCTGCCACGGAATTCACCGCGCCGGTGATCGACGGCTACGACCAAGGCATCACGGGCAGCGAAGTGCTGAAGTTCGATCCGGAGGAGGCTCGCAAACTCTGGGCCCAGGCGGACAAGATCGAGCCGTGGGGCGACAAGCCGTTCACGATCTCGTACAACTCCGACGGCGGCCACAAGGAGTGGATCGACGCGGTGGCGAACAGCATCAAGAACGAGCTGGGCATTGACGCGCAGGGGAAGCCCTACGCGACCTTCGCCGAGGTCCGGGAGATTGCCACGTCCAAGAATCTCGAGGGCGCGCTGCGCACGGGCTGGCAGGCCGACTACCCGTCGCTGTACAACTTCCTCGGCCCGACCTTCGGTACCGGAGCCGGTTCCAATGACGGCGATTACTCCAACAAGGAGTTCGACGCCAAGCTCCGCGAGGGACTGTCCGCCAAGAGCCCGGAGGCCGGGACCGCGGCGTTCAACGAGGCCCAGGAAATCCTGCTGCAGGACCTGCCCGCCGTGCCGCTGTGGTACCAGGTCCGCCAGGTCGGCTGGAGCGAGAACGTGGACAAGGTCGACACTGCCTGGAGCGGTGTCCCGATCTACCACCAGATCACCCGCAAGTAG
- the typA gene encoding translational GTPase TypA, with translation MSETTTSTQSAVRSDLRNVAIVAHVDHGKTTLVDAMLRQTGAFSTHGEVEERVMDSGDLEREKGITILAKNTTVFYSGPSANGENVTINVIDTPGHADFGGEVERGLSMVDGVVLLVDASEGPLPQTRFVLRKALAAKLPVVLLVNKTDRPDARIDGVVAESMDLLLGLASDLADEVPDLDLDAVLNVPVVYASGKLGRASLEQPADGAAPDSEDLEPLFATIMEHIPAPTYDPEGVLQAHVTNLDASPFLGRLALLRIFNGTLKKGQTVAWARANGELKSVRISELLATKGLERVPAESAGPGEIVAVAGIEDITIGETLTDAENPQPLPLITVDDPAISMTIGINTSPLAGKVKGAKVTARQVKDRLDKELIGNVSLKVLPTERPDAWEVQGRGELALAILVEQMRREGFELTVGKPQVVTRTVDGKVHEPMEHMTIDVPEEYLGAVTQLMAARKGRMVNMANHGTGWVRMEFIVPARGLIGFRTRFMTETRGAGIASSYSEGYEPWAGPIDYRTNGSMVADRAGVVTPFAMINLQERGSFFVQPTSEVYEGMIVGENSRADDMDVNITKEKKLTNMRAASSDSFENLTPPRTLTLEESLEFAREDECVEVTPEAIRIRKVILDSNERAKANRARAKA, from the coding sequence ATGTCTGAAACCACCACGTCGACGCAGAGCGCCGTCCGCAGCGACCTTCGGAATGTCGCCATCGTAGCCCACGTCGACCACGGTAAGACCACCCTGGTGGACGCGATGCTCCGCCAGACCGGCGCCTTCTCCACGCACGGCGAAGTCGAAGAGCGCGTGATGGACTCCGGTGACCTGGAACGCGAAAAGGGCATCACCATTCTGGCCAAGAACACCACCGTGTTCTACTCGGGTCCCTCGGCCAACGGCGAGAACGTCACGATCAACGTGATCGACACCCCGGGCCACGCGGACTTCGGCGGCGAGGTGGAGCGCGGCCTGTCCATGGTGGACGGCGTGGTGCTCCTGGTCGACGCCTCCGAGGGCCCGCTGCCGCAGACCCGGTTCGTCCTGCGCAAGGCGCTGGCCGCCAAGCTGCCCGTAGTCCTGCTGGTCAACAAGACGGACCGCCCCGACGCCCGGATCGACGGGGTCGTCGCGGAATCGATGGACCTGCTGCTCGGCCTGGCCTCGGACCTGGCCGACGAGGTTCCCGATCTTGACCTCGACGCCGTCCTGAACGTGCCGGTGGTCTACGCCTCCGGCAAGCTTGGCCGTGCCTCCCTGGAGCAGCCCGCGGACGGCGCCGCCCCGGACAGCGAGGACCTCGAGCCGCTGTTCGCCACCATCATGGAGCACATCCCGGCTCCTACCTACGATCCCGAGGGCGTGCTGCAGGCCCACGTGACCAACCTGGACGCCTCACCGTTCCTGGGCCGCCTCGCCCTGCTGCGCATCTTCAACGGCACCCTCAAGAAGGGCCAGACGGTGGCCTGGGCCCGGGCCAACGGCGAACTCAAGAGCGTGCGCATCTCCGAGCTGCTGGCCACCAAGGGCCTGGAGCGCGTTCCCGCCGAATCCGCCGGCCCCGGCGAGATCGTCGCTGTCGCCGGTATCGAGGACATCACCATCGGCGAAACCCTGACCGACGCGGAGAACCCGCAGCCGCTGCCGCTGATCACCGTCGACGATCCGGCGATCTCCATGACGATCGGCATCAACACCTCCCCGCTGGCCGGCAAGGTCAAGGGCGCCAAGGTCACGGCCCGCCAGGTCAAGGACCGGCTGGACAAGGAACTGATCGGCAACGTCTCGCTGAAGGTGCTGCCGACCGAGCGTCCGGATGCCTGGGAAGTCCAGGGCCGCGGCGAGCTCGCGCTGGCCATCCTCGTTGAGCAGATGCGCCGCGAAGGCTTCGAGCTGACCGTCGGCAAGCCTCAGGTGGTCACCAGGACCGTGGACGGCAAGGTCCACGAGCCGATGGAGCACATGACCATCGACGTGCCCGAAGAGTACCTCGGCGCCGTAACGCAGCTGATGGCCGCCCGCAAGGGCCGCATGGTCAACATGGCCAACCACGGCACCGGCTGGGTCCGGATGGAATTCATCGTTCCCGCGCGCGGCCTGATCGGCTTCCGCACCCGGTTCATGACCGAGACCCGCGGTGCCGGCATCGCTTCCTCCTACTCGGAGGGCTACGAGCCGTGGGCCGGCCCCATCGATTACCGCACCAACGGCTCCATGGTGGCGGACCGCGCCGGCGTGGTGACCCCGTTCGCGATGATCAACCTGCAGGAGCGCGGCTCGTTCTTCGTCCAGCCGACCTCCGAGGTGTACGAGGGCATGATCGTCGGCGAGAACTCCCGCGCGGACGACATGGACGTGAACATCACCAAGGAAAAGAAGCTCACCAACATGCGTGCGGCTTCCTCGGACAGCTTCGAGAACCTGACCCCGCCGCGGACGCTGACCCTCGAAGAGTCGCTCGAGTTCGCCCGCGAGGACGAGTGCGTCGAGGTCACCCCGGAGGCCATCCGGATCCGCAAGGTGATCCTGGACTCCAATGAACGGGCCAAGGCCAACCGCGCCCGCGCGAAGGCATAG
- a CDS encoding ABC transporter ATP-binding protein, translating into MIDPVIPAPTEDVAGEPGRPVLQVTDLSVDFGVDKEWVPAAIDLNYEVRAGEVLALVGESGSGKSASSMALLGLLPPNSRVSGSVKLNGQEILGLGPAKLRRLRGNDVAVIFQEPMTAMNPVYTIGFQIVETLRLHNAISPEEARERALRLLELVELPDPAKAFKSYPHQLSGGQRQRAMIAQSLSCDPKLLIADEPTTALDVTVQAEILGLMRSLRNKLDSAIVLITHDMGVVADLADKIAVMRNGRIVETGTAEEIFSNPRHEYTRQLLASVPRLGASHERGEAEVDVTAALASATGVTLDIVDDDEMKRREEENEAALARAAEEAVHGDPVLELAGGAIDYPKQGRVPAFRAVEGADLVIYPGQVVGLVGESGSGKTTIGRAAVGLLPVAEGSLKVAGQEIAGASRKQLQSLRRNVGMVFQDPSSSLNPRLPIGESIGEPMYLAGVAKGEALQKKIEVLLDQVELPRAYRNRYPHELSGGQKQRVGIARALALQPKLMVADEPTSALDVSVQAKVLELFRDLQRELGFACLFVTHDLAVIDVLADRICVMRHGNIVEQGTRDEILRNPQEAYTQRLLAAVPLPDPVLQRERRELREQLLGSGS; encoded by the coding sequence ATGATCGATCCGGTCATCCCCGCCCCGACCGAGGATGTTGCCGGCGAACCCGGCAGGCCCGTCCTGCAGGTCACCGACCTCAGCGTGGATTTCGGCGTGGACAAGGAATGGGTCCCGGCGGCCATCGACCTGAACTATGAGGTGCGTGCCGGCGAGGTGCTGGCGCTGGTGGGGGAGTCCGGTTCGGGCAAGAGCGCCAGTTCCATGGCCCTGCTGGGGCTCCTGCCGCCCAACAGCCGCGTGAGCGGAAGCGTGAAACTCAACGGCCAGGAGATCCTGGGCCTCGGCCCGGCAAAGCTGCGCCGGCTCCGTGGCAACGACGTCGCCGTCATTTTCCAGGAACCGATGACGGCGATGAACCCCGTGTACACAATCGGTTTCCAGATCGTCGAGACGCTCCGCCTGCACAATGCCATTTCTCCGGAGGAAGCGCGCGAGCGTGCCCTCCGGCTACTGGAATTGGTGGAACTGCCGGACCCCGCCAAGGCGTTCAAGTCCTACCCGCACCAGCTCTCCGGCGGACAGCGCCAGCGGGCCATGATCGCGCAGTCATTGTCCTGCGACCCCAAGCTGCTGATCGCTGACGAACCCACCACGGCACTGGACGTTACTGTCCAGGCGGAAATCCTGGGCCTCATGCGCAGCCTGAGGAACAAGCTGGACAGCGCCATCGTCCTCATCACCCATGACATGGGCGTGGTCGCCGACCTGGCGGATAAAATCGCGGTGATGCGGAACGGCCGGATCGTCGAAACGGGTACGGCCGAGGAGATCTTCAGCAATCCGCGGCACGAATACACCCGGCAGCTGCTGGCGTCCGTGCCGAGGCTGGGCGCCAGCCATGAGCGCGGCGAAGCGGAGGTGGACGTCACTGCGGCCCTTGCCTCGGCAACGGGCGTCACCTTGGACATCGTCGACGACGACGAGATGAAGCGCCGCGAGGAAGAGAACGAGGCCGCCCTGGCCCGCGCCGCGGAGGAAGCGGTCCACGGTGACCCGGTGCTGGAGTTGGCCGGTGGTGCTATCGATTACCCGAAGCAAGGCAGGGTTCCGGCCTTTAGGGCAGTGGAGGGAGCCGACCTGGTGATCTACCCGGGCCAGGTGGTCGGACTGGTGGGCGAGTCGGGTTCGGGCAAGACCACAATCGGCCGGGCCGCCGTGGGCCTGCTGCCGGTGGCCGAAGGCTCGCTCAAGGTGGCAGGCCAGGAGATTGCGGGGGCCAGCCGCAAGCAATTGCAGTCGCTGCGCAGGAACGTGGGCATGGTGTTCCAGGACCCGTCGTCGTCTCTGAATCCGCGGTTGCCGATCGGCGAGAGCATCGGAGAGCCGATGTACCTTGCCGGAGTGGCGAAGGGCGAAGCGCTGCAGAAGAAGATCGAGGTCCTGCTGGATCAGGTGGAGCTGCCGCGGGCCTACCGGAACCGGTATCCGCACGAGCTCTCCGGTGGCCAGAAGCAGCGTGTCGGCATCGCCCGGGCATTGGCGCTGCAGCCCAAGCTGATGGTCGCGGACGAGCCGACCTCGGCGCTGGACGTTTCCGTGCAGGCCAAGGTGCTGGAGCTGTTCCGCGATCTGCAGCGGGAACTGGGCTTCGCCTGCCTGTTCGTCACCCACGATCTGGCGGTCATCGACGTGCTCGCGGACCGGATCTGCGTTATGCGGCACGGCAACATTGTCGAGCAGGGAACCCGCGACGAGATCCTGCGCAATCCCCAGGAGGCCTACACGCAGCGGCTGCTGGCGGCGGTTCCGCTGCCCGACCCCGTCCTGCAGCGCGAGCGCAGGGAGCTCAGGGAACAGCTGCTCGGGTCGGGGAGCTGA